From a single Intestinibaculum porci genomic region:
- a CDS encoding dihydroorotate dehydrogenase electron transfer subunit, which yields MKNYQGMMRISAQRELIHDVYELIIEGEAASFIKQPGQFINIKLTKGQTPYLRRPMSVCDYDDHSIKMIYKVVGQGTKLLSQMHSGDELDVLTGLGNGFDKRDTKKALVIGGGLGVPPMYNLTKKLLSEGVEVTAVLGFNSAADCFYKEEFEALCPTYIATMKGDLGVKGTVIDAIQDKGLAFDHYYACGPLPMLNALAKTYPEHGYLSYEARMGCGFGACMGCSMKVKGASYKRVCVEGPVFTSEEVIVNG from the coding sequence ATGAAAAATTATCAGGGTATGATGCGCATTAGCGCACAGCGAGAACTTATTCATGATGTTTATGAGCTCATTATTGAGGGGGAGGCGGCTTCTTTTATTAAGCAGCCAGGCCAGTTCATCAACATCAAATTAACGAAGGGGCAAACCCCTTATTTGCGTCGTCCAATGTCCGTTTGTGATTACGATGATCATTCTATTAAGATGATTTATAAAGTGGTTGGTCAGGGCACTAAACTGTTATCACAGATGCACTCTGGTGACGAGCTTGATGTCTTAACTGGTTTAGGTAATGGCTTTGACAAACGTGATACGAAAAAAGCATTAGTCATCGGCGGCGGCTTAGGGGTACCGCCAATGTATAACCTGACAAAGAAACTCTTAAGTGAAGGCGTGGAAGTCACCGCTGTTTTAGGCTTCAACAGTGCTGCTGATTGTTTCTATAAAGAAGAATTTGAAGCCCTTTGTCCCACTTACATCGCGACAATGAAAGGGGACTTAGGGGTGAAAGGAACGGTTATTGATGCGATTCAAGACAAAGGTCTTGCTTTTGATCATTATTATGCCTGTGGTCCTTTACCAATGTTAAATGCGCTAGCAAAGACCTATCCAGAGCATGGTTATTTATCTTATGAAGCGCGCATGGGCTGCGGTTTTGGCGCATGCATGGGCTGTTCGATGAAAGTGAAAGGCGCCAGCTACAAACGTGTCTGCGTCGAAGGCCCTGTCTTTACAAGTGAAGAGGTGATTGTCAATGGCTAA
- a CDS encoding ATP-dependent helicase — protein MNLKELLNPQQYEAATYLDGHLRIIAGAGSGKTRVVTYRIAYLIENVGIAPRNILAITFTNKAANEMKERVEHILGEEAYGTTICTIHSLCVRVLRRHASLLGYPHNFIIMDEEDQKSLMKKLFKNNNVSDKGITIKSMIHYISACKTNLITPEKATNLASLPAEKVKAKIYLEYENYTKEHAMMDFDDLLLNTLCLFQDHTEVVELWSHRYQYVHVDEFQDVGEIEYRLIKYFGKASIVCVVGDPDQTIYSFRGSDVNYILNFDQDYENVKTVFLNQNYRSTKTILDVSNNLIRRNKHRLEKDLFTDHEAGDKVVHYSAVSEAAEAEYIANTIMNLENEDGVNFKDIAILYRANYLSRPIEQVLIQKGIPYKIFGGLKFFNRKEIKDALSYIRLLVDNDDLAFERIANVPTRGVGAKTLENIQACALRHGLNEYEALCFYMDEINLTGKAKKGLKALINSMENARLSDKAPEQIFEDLLRSVGYIEMLTKDHEESRIDNIMELKNSIATYMQEHPDTANFESYLQDIALYTTQDEETDEDYVSLMSIHMAKGLEFSYVFVAGLSENIFPSIHAMEDNHESGLEEERRLAYVAFTRAKKRLYLTDSQGYSYVSQSPKVTSRFVQELGTKLVENAGRPSAFKTDHYVKVHESADEQIGDNKEENWKVGDLVVHDVFGKGVIVAVKGNYVDVAFSVPHGMKTLMSRHKALKRLHS, from the coding sequence ATGAACTTAAAAGAATTATTAAATCCGCAGCAGTATGAAGCTGCCACATATTTAGATGGGCATTTACGCATCATTGCCGGAGCCGGCAGCGGCAAGACCCGCGTGGTCACTTATCGTATTGCTTATCTGATTGAAAATGTCGGTATTGCGCCAAGAAATATCTTAGCCATTACCTTTACTAATAAAGCGGCTAATGAAATGAAAGAGCGTGTAGAACACATTTTAGGAGAAGAAGCGTATGGGACGACTATTTGCACCATTCACTCCTTATGTGTAAGAGTCTTAAGACGTCATGCCTCGCTGCTTGGCTATCCCCATAATTTTATTATTATGGATGAAGAAGATCAGAAGTCCCTGATGAAAAAGCTCTTTAAAAATAATAATGTGTCTGATAAGGGGATTACGATCAAATCGATGATTCACTATATCAGTGCCTGTAAAACGAATCTGATTACGCCTGAAAAGGCAACGAATTTGGCTTCTCTGCCAGCTGAAAAGGTCAAGGCCAAGATTTATTTAGAATATGAGAATTACACCAAAGAACATGCGATGATGGACTTTGATGATTTACTGCTTAATACTTTATGTTTATTCCAGGATCATACTGAAGTGGTCGAATTATGGAGTCATCGTTATCAGTATGTGCATGTTGATGAGTTCCAGGATGTTGGTGAAATTGAATACCGCCTCATTAAATATTTTGGGAAAGCATCGATTGTCTGCGTCGTTGGCGATCCTGATCAGACCATTTATTCCTTCCGTGGCAGTGATGTCAATTATATTTTGAACTTTGATCAGGATTATGAAAACGTCAAAACCGTTTTCTTAAATCAGAACTATCGTTCAACGAAAACGATCCTGGATGTCTCTAATAATTTAATTCGCCGCAATAAACATCGTTTAGAAAAAGATTTATTTACCGATCATGAAGCCGGTGATAAAGTTGTTCATTATTCAGCAGTTTCCGAAGCGGCAGAAGCGGAGTATATTGCTAATACGATTATGAATTTAGAAAATGAAGATGGTGTCAATTTTAAAGACATTGCCATTCTCTACCGTGCGAACTATCTGTCGCGGCCAATTGAACAGGTGCTTATTCAAAAGGGCATCCCTTATAAGATTTTTGGCGGTTTAAAGTTCTTTAATCGTAAGGAAATTAAAGATGCTTTAAGTTATATCCGTTTATTAGTAGATAATGATGATTTGGCCTTTGAACGTATTGCCAATGTGCCAACGCGTGGAGTAGGAGCAAAAACCTTAGAAAATATTCAGGCTTGCGCGCTGCGTCATGGCTTAAATGAATATGAAGCATTATGTTTCTACATGGATGAAATCAATTTAACGGGAAAAGCTAAAAAAGGTTTAAAAGCTTTAATCAATAGTATGGAAAATGCTCGCTTAAGTGATAAAGCGCCAGAGCAGATCTTTGAAGATTTATTACGCAGTGTTGGTTATATCGAGATGTTAACGAAAGATCACGAAGAAAGCCGTATTGATAACATCATGGAATTAAAGAATTCTATTGCGACGTATATGCAGGAACATCCGGATACGGCTAACTTTGAAAGCTACCTTCAGGATATCGCTCTCTATACGACGCAGGATGAAGAAACTGATGAAGATTATGTCTCTTTAATGAGTATTCATATGGCTAAAGGCTTAGAGTTCAGTTATGTTTTTGTGGCAGGCTTATCAGAAAATATCTTCCCATCGATTCATGCGATGGAAGATAATCATGAAAGCGGCTTGGAAGAAGAACGCCGTTTAGCATACGTCGCCTTTACGCGCGCTAAAAAACGTTTGTATTTAACGGATTCCCAGGGTTATTCCTATGTCTCTCAGTCACCGAAAGTGACCTCCCGTTTCGTGCAGGAATTAGGCACCAAACTGGTGGAAAATGCGGGTCGGCCAAGCGCCTTTAAAACGGATCACTATGTCAAAGTCCATGAAAGCGCCGATGAGCAGATTGGTGATAACAAGGAAGAAAACTGGAAAGTGGGAGACTTAGTGGTGCATGATGTTTTTGGCAAAGGCGTCATTGTGGCGGTAAAGGGCAACTATGTCGATGTCGCTTTTAGTGTGCCTCATGGCATGAAGACGCTTATGAGTCGACATAAAGCTCTCAAACGTCTTCATAGTTAA
- a CDS encoding Rrf2 family transcriptional regulator — protein sequence MQITSRFTIAVHIITAIDYFKDNEKVTSNFLAGSVGANPVIVRNVMGNLKEAGIIDISQGKSGITLAKKLDEITFYDVYKAVDCVNDEGLFHFHENPSTQCPVGKNIHALLDDKLKGIQTAMEDEMRKYTIADLRTGMQDILAKEA from the coding sequence ATGCAGATTACAAGCAGATTTACGATAGCTGTACATATCATTACCGCTATCGATTATTTCAAAGACAACGAAAAGGTGACGAGCAATTTTCTGGCGGGCAGCGTAGGCGCTAATCCTGTCATTGTCCGGAATGTTATGGGCAATCTCAAGGAAGCGGGGATTATCGACATCAGTCAGGGTAAAAGCGGTATAACGCTTGCTAAAAAACTGGATGAAATCACTTTTTACGATGTTTATAAGGCGGTTGACTGTGTAAATGATGAAGGACTGTTTCATTTCCACGAGAATCCGAGTACACAGTGTCCTGTAGGTAAAAATATCCACGCCCTTTTGGATGACAAATTGAAAGGCATCCAAACCGCTATGGAGGATGAAATGAGAAAATACACGATAGCGGATTTAAGGACGGGAATGCAGGATATTCTCGCAAAAGAAGCCTGA
- the ligA gene encoding NAD-dependent DNA ligase LigA produces MTKERLNELKELLNTYNYQYYVQDRPTVSDQEYDSLMDELIHIEQAHPEWRTPDSPSQRIGGEVLEGFKKVTHRIPMMSLGDIFNEDEVYDFDDRVTSVIPNVEYVCELKLDGLSVSLVYDHGVLQYAATRGNGTIGEDITHNVKTIKSIPLSIDFDGPLEVRGEIIMPKASLEKLNSARQEQGLPEFANCRNAAAGSVRQLDSRIAAKRGLDAYLYHVPDPSQIGATTHEECLNKMRELGFKVNPHIKKVKNIKEVWAYIEEAATYRASLPYDIDGIVIKVNDLASQKRLGFTAKVPKWAIAYKFPAEEVITKLKDIIFTIGRTGQITPNAVLNPVRVAGSIVQRATLHNEDNVKRKDIRVGDDVVIRKAGDVIPEVVRSLKERRTGAERPFEMIKVCPTCGQPLVRKDNEAAYYCVNEECPSKIIEKLIHFASREAMNIDGLGDKIIEQFFNLGYIKTIADIYRIHTHEKEIMEIDGFGRKSMDHLMEAIENSKKNSLEKLLFGLGIRGVGAKMADLLAANFKTIDALFEANIPQLTKIPTVGETIANSIIAYRSNPKNIALINELKSLGLNMTYLKDTHVEASAFTDLTVVVTGTLETMSRKQVQEWLKNHGAKVTSSVSKKTSLVIVGKDPGSKYEKAVSLGIRIMQEDEFREVSGL; encoded by the coding sequence ATGACAAAAGAAAGATTAAATGAGCTCAAAGAGCTCCTCAATACCTATAATTATCAATATTATGTGCAGGATCGGCCAACTGTCAGCGACCAGGAATATGACAGTTTAATGGATGAACTGATTCATATTGAACAGGCTCACCCGGAATGGCGCACGCCTGATTCGCCTAGTCAGCGCATTGGCGGAGAAGTCTTAGAAGGCTTCAAGAAAGTTACCCATCGCATTCCGATGATGTCTTTAGGCGATATCTTCAATGAAGATGAAGTCTATGATTTTGATGATCGTGTCACCAGCGTTATTCCCAATGTGGAGTATGTCTGTGAATTAAAATTAGATGGTTTATCTGTCTCTTTAGTTTATGATCATGGCGTTTTACAGTACGCGGCAACACGTGGCAATGGGACGATTGGTGAAGATATTACCCATAACGTGAAAACCATTAAATCGATTCCTTTATCGATTGATTTTGATGGACCATTAGAAGTGCGCGGTGAAATCATTATGCCTAAGGCTTCCTTAGAAAAGCTCAATAGCGCCCGCCAAGAGCAGGGGTTACCGGAATTTGCGAACTGCCGTAATGCGGCTGCGGGTTCTGTGCGGCAGCTTGATTCCCGCATCGCTGCCAAGCGCGGGTTAGATGCGTACTTATATCATGTCCCTGATCCTAGCCAGATTGGCGCCACAACGCATGAAGAATGTCTCAATAAAATGCGTGAATTAGGCTTTAAAGTCAATCCGCATATTAAAAAGGTCAAAAATATTAAAGAAGTATGGGCATATATTGAAGAAGCCGCAACTTATCGTGCTTCGCTTCCTTATGATATTGATGGGATCGTTATTAAAGTAAATGATTTAGCGTCGCAAAAGCGCTTAGGCTTTACTGCTAAAGTGCCAAAATGGGCGATTGCTTATAAGTTCCCAGCAGAAGAAGTCATTACGAAGTTAAAAGATATTATCTTTACCATTGGCCGGACCGGTCAGATCACCCCTAATGCGGTCTTAAATCCTGTCCGCGTTGCGGGTTCGATTGTCCAGCGTGCCACTTTGCATAATGAAGACAACGTCAAGCGCAAAGATATCCGCGTCGGTGATGATGTGGTTATTCGTAAAGCCGGAGATGTCATTCCAGAAGTTGTCCGTTCTTTAAAAGAACGTCGCACCGGCGCAGAACGTCCTTTTGAAATGATCAAAGTCTGTCCGACATGCGGTCAGCCGTTAGTACGTAAGGACAATGAAGCGGCTTATTACTGCGTCAATGAAGAATGTCCTTCTAAGATCATTGAAAAGCTGATTCACTTTGCATCGCGTGAAGCGATGAATATTGATGGTTTAGGTGATAAGATTATTGAACAGTTCTTTAATTTGGGCTATATTAAGACCATCGCCGATATTTATCGCATTCATACCCATGAAAAAGAAATTATGGAAATTGATGGCTTTGGCCGTAAGTCAATGGATCATCTGATGGAAGCGATTGAGAATTCTAAAAAGAATTCCTTAGAAAAGCTGTTATTTGGTTTAGGCATCCGTGGAGTTGGGGCGAAGATGGCTGATTTATTAGCCGCTAACTTTAAAACCATTGATGCGTTATTTGAAGCGAATATTCCTCAGTTAACGAAAATTCCAACCGTTGGCGAAACGATTGCAAACAGTATTATTGCTTATCGCAGTAATCCTAAGAATATCGCATTGATCAATGAATTAAAGTCCTTAGGACTTAATATGACATATCTGAAAGATACGCATGTTGAAGCGTCAGCATTTACCGATTTAACTGTTGTCGTAACGGGAACCTTGGAAACGATGTCGCGTAAACAGGTGCAGGAATGGCTAAAGAACCATGGCGCTAAGGTGACAAGCAGTGTCTCTAAGAAAACAAGTTTAGTGATTGTCGGGAAAGATCCTGGCTCGAAATATGAAAAAGCTGTATCATTAGGAATCCGCATTATGCAGGAAGATGAATTCAGGGAGGTAAGCGGTCTATGA
- a CDS encoding dihydroorotate dehydrogenase: MANLKIVLPGLELKNPVIPASGTFGFGYEFTKFYDINCLGSIATKGTTRYERYGNPLPRIAEGPAGMLNAIGLQNPGVEAVVKEEFAKLKAVYNDKVLANMGGHSLEEYIETAEILSQSDIVGALELNISCPNVKEGGMQFGTDPEMAAKVTREVKKVSAKPVYVKLSPNVTDIVSIAKAVEEAGADGISMINTLVGMRFNIHTGAPIIKNKTGGYSGPAILPIALRMVYQVSQAVKIPVIGMGGISTGEEAIEMMIAGASAVEVGCANLVDPYACPRIIEEMNTYLDQNGISDIKEIIGLSHRYD, from the coding sequence ATGGCTAATTTAAAAATCGTATTACCTGGTTTAGAATTAAAAAATCCTGTTATTCCAGCCAGCGGTACTTTTGGTTTCGGCTATGAATTTACTAAATTTTATGATATTAACTGTTTAGGTTCGATTGCGACGAAAGGAACAACCCGCTACGAACGCTATGGCAATCCCTTGCCACGTATTGCGGAAGGACCAGCCGGCATGCTTAATGCCATCGGTTTACAGAATCCTGGCGTCGAAGCGGTGGTCAAAGAAGAATTTGCAAAATTAAAAGCGGTATACAATGATAAAGTCTTAGCTAATATGGGTGGTCATTCATTAGAGGAATATATTGAAACGGCAGAAATTTTATCACAGAGTGATATTGTTGGGGCTTTGGAATTAAATATTTCCTGTCCAAACGTCAAAGAAGGCGGAATGCAGTTTGGGACAGATCCTGAAATGGCTGCTAAAGTGACCAGGGAAGTTAAGAAAGTATCCGCGAAACCGGTATACGTTAAACTCTCACCTAATGTCACTGATATCGTTTCTATTGCGAAAGCGGTAGAAGAAGCTGGGGCTGATGGTATTTCCATGATTAATACATTAGTGGGGATGCGTTTTAATATTCATACCGGAGCACCGATTATTAAAAACAAAACGGGCGGCTATAGCGGTCCCGCCATTTTACCGATTGCTTTACGGATGGTTTATCAGGTTTCTCAGGCTGTTAAGATTCCGGTCATCGGGATGGGCGGTATTTCCACTGGGGAAGAAGCTATTGAAATGATGATTGCTGGAGCGAGCGCTGTCGAAGTGGGCTGCGCTAACTTAGTAGATCCTTATGCCTGCCCACGGATTATTGAAGAAATGAATACTTATCTTGATCAGAATGGTATTTCGGATATTAAGGAGATTATTGGTTTATCACATCGCTATGATTAA
- a CDS encoding CamS family sex pheromone protein produces MRLKKTMLGGLTAVLLLTGCSSSTSSQRTSANATDASSFSGDYYKMIDTGRGTNSENLYLEFSSTNDLITIGSGLQILSESHFSTDSYYLSEGTQLTNDDYEALLKRDASGTKKNKMKYPDTLQVAHGTTLDGIKDPIMADTLTEQDYYVKSGTKYKLAGISFAIIVNPKTSDNKKFDTTMSSTTIRNYSRDAIKKMYKYIRLKKKSLRNLPINICIYRANDDEVSTINGNYIYQAYCTNGNVGSMKSVNHENVTFTSDRAKKLDATAYSDFVTVKNALKNASTESAGLVGTGHYINGTLQSMKIEAHLNIKTYTELLYLTSVLADRINAKFTEDFNIKCLVYSQDELMAIIIKNKGEDAKTTIIEE; encoded by the coding sequence ATGAGATTAAAGAAAACTATGTTAGGAGGACTCACAGCGGTTTTATTATTAACCGGCTGTTCAAGTTCTACATCTAGTCAGCGAACCAGTGCGAATGCGACAGATGCCTCATCATTTAGCGGTGATTACTATAAGATGATTGATACCGGTCGTGGCACTAATAGTGAAAACTTATATCTGGAATTCAGCAGTACCAATGATTTGATTACCATCGGGAGCGGTCTGCAGATTTTATCAGAATCGCATTTTTCAACGGATTCATACTATTTATCCGAAGGAACTCAGTTAACCAATGATGATTATGAAGCGTTATTAAAACGTGATGCGTCCGGCACCAAAAAAAATAAGATGAAATATCCTGATACCTTGCAGGTCGCACATGGGACCACATTAGATGGAATCAAAGATCCGATCATGGCAGATACCTTAACGGAGCAGGATTATTATGTTAAAAGCGGGACAAAGTATAAATTAGCTGGTATTTCTTTTGCGATTATTGTCAATCCGAAGACCTCTGATAACAAGAAGTTTGATACAACCATGTCTTCCACAACAATTAGAAATTATTCCCGTGATGCGATTAAGAAAATGTATAAGTATATTCGTTTAAAGAAGAAATCTTTACGTAATTTACCAATTAATATTTGTATTTATCGCGCTAATGATGATGAAGTTTCTACTATTAACGGAAACTATATTTATCAGGCGTACTGTACAAATGGGAATGTCGGCAGTATGAAGAGTGTTAATCATGAAAATGTAACATTCACGAGTGATCGCGCAAAAAAATTAGATGCGACGGCGTATAGTGATTTCGTGACCGTTAAAAATGCCTTAAAGAATGCCTCAACCGAATCGGCAGGTTTAGTAGGAACCGGTCATTATATTAATGGCACATTGCAGTCGATGAAGATTGAAGCCCATCTCAATATTAAAACTTATACTGAACTTCTCTATTTAACATCAGTTTTAGCCGATCGTATCAATGCTAAGTTCACCGAAGATTTTAATATTAAGTGTCTCGTTTACTCACAGGATGAGTTAATGGCTATTATTATTAAAAATAAAGGTGAAGATGCGAAAACGACAATTATTGAAGAATAA
- the rsmD gene encoding 16S rRNA (guanine(966)-N(2))-methyltransferase RsmD — MRVIAGQYKSRPLKTVKSQSTRPTTDKNKENLFNMIGPYFDGGVVLDLFAGSGALGIEAISRGMDELYAVDKAYKAFAVVKENIASLGIENAHVLKMDYRKALEKFKEERQIFDLVLLDPPYGLKINQDIIETLAKQGNLAANATIVVEDLKEERLNFALPFECIKERDFGITVMQIVKYRGEEHA; from the coding sequence ATGCGCGTCATAGCAGGTCAGTATAAAAGCCGTCCTTTAAAAACGGTGAAATCACAATCCACACGTCCGACCACGGATAAAAATAAAGAAAACCTTTTTAATATGATTGGTCCTTATTTTGATGGCGGAGTCGTGCTCGATCTCTTCGCCGGCAGCGGCGCTCTAGGCATTGAGGCGATCTCTCGCGGGATGGATGAACTCTATGCTGTCGATAAGGCTTATAAAGCCTTTGCAGTGGTAAAAGAGAATATTGCCTCTTTAGGTATTGAAAATGCCCATGTCTTAAAAATGGACTATCGCAAGGCGTTAGAAAAATTCAAAGAAGAAAGGCAAATATTTGATTTGGTCTTATTAGATCCGCCTTATGGCTTAAAGATCAATCAGGATATTATTGAAACGCTGGCTAAGCAGGGAAACTTGGCGGCGAACGCTACGATTGTTGTAGAAGATTTAAAAGAAGAACGGTTAAACTTTGCTTTGCCATTTGAATGCATCAAAGAACGAGATTTCGGGATAACCGTTATGCAAATTGTGAAATACCGAGGTGAAGAACATGCGTAA
- the rlmD gene encoding 23S rRNA (uracil(1939)-C(5))-methyltransferase RlmD, with the protein MKKKDHIIATCTDYTHDTLGIVHHDGIAVFVKNLIVGEEAEIEIIKVLKNYCVGRIVRLIKTSPEREEPICPVYKQCGGCSLMHMSQEGQQAFKTNRVKETLHKIGHCDAPVNDCLMDLPPYHYRNKVQVPFGMNKGRLVSGFYRARTNEIIDHDFCMIQNEFSNTVTKRVKELFERYSITPYDKEKKQGMIKHVLTRYGTHTDEGMLVFITYTKKIPHLKNIVRILVEEFPQIKTVIQNINTRHDNVILGDQEIILYGDGVIHDTLLGNTYTISLKSFYQINPRQVEVLYAKAIAYAHFQKEDIVIDAYCGIGTIALSLASQVKEVYGVEVVPQAIEDAKKNALANGITNAYFTCDDAGDYMVKCAKEGKHIDVVMVDPPRKGCSELFLSQLVTLSPDRIVYISCNVSTQARDIDILQQHGYQVEEVTPVDMFPQTNHVETVVLMSRVEGK; encoded by the coding sequence ATGAAAAAGAAAGATCATATTATAGCGACATGCACGGATTATACCCATGATACCTTAGGCATTGTCCATCATGATGGAATAGCAGTATTTGTGAAAAATCTGATTGTCGGAGAAGAAGCCGAAATTGAAATTATTAAAGTGCTTAAGAATTACTGCGTCGGCCGGATTGTGCGTCTCATTAAAACTTCACCAGAGAGAGAAGAACCAATTTGCCCCGTTTATAAACAATGCGGCGGCTGCAGTCTCATGCATATGTCTCAGGAAGGACAACAAGCTTTTAAAACCAATCGGGTGAAAGAAACCTTGCATAAAATTGGTCATTGTGATGCCCCGGTTAATGACTGTCTGATGGATCTGCCGCCTTATCATTATCGTAATAAGGTGCAGGTTCCCTTTGGCATGAATAAAGGACGCTTAGTGAGCGGCTTTTATAGAGCGCGGACGAACGAAATCATCGATCATGATTTCTGCATGATTCAAAATGAATTCTCTAATACCGTTACAAAGCGGGTTAAAGAACTTTTTGAACGTTATTCCATTACTCCTTATGATAAAGAAAAAAAGCAGGGGATGATCAAACATGTATTAACGCGTTATGGCACGCATACTGATGAAGGTATGCTTGTCTTTATCACATACACAAAAAAGATCCCGCATCTTAAAAACATTGTCCGCATCTTAGTAGAAGAATTCCCGCAGATCAAAACAGTCATTCAAAATATTAATACCCGTCATGATAATGTCATTTTAGGAGATCAGGAAATCATTTTATATGGTGATGGGGTTATTCATGATACCTTATTAGGTAATACCTACACTATTTCTTTAAAATCATTTTATCAGATCAATCCACGACAGGTTGAAGTCCTTTATGCAAAAGCAATTGCATATGCCCATTTCCAAAAAGAAGATATCGTTATTGATGCTTACTGCGGGATTGGGACCATCGCTTTATCCCTCGCTTCACAGGTGAAAGAAGTTTATGGCGTCGAAGTTGTCCCGCAGGCTATTGAAGATGCTAAAAAGAATGCCCTTGCCAATGGCATTACCAATGCCTATTTCACCTGTGATGATGCCGGTGATTACATGGTTAAATGTGCAAAAGAAGGGAAACATATTGATGTTGTGATGGTTGACCCACCAAGAAAAGGCTGTTCAGAATTATTCTTATCCCAGTTAGTGACCTTATCTCCAGATCGGATCGTTTATATCAGCTGTAATGTCTCAACCCAGGCTCGTGATATTGATATCTTACAGCAGCATGGCTATCAGGTAGAAGAGGTCACTCCAGTAGACATGTTCCCCCAGACTAATCACGTCGAGACGGTAGTATTGATGTCAAGAGTCGAAGGAAAATAG
- the coaD gene encoding pantetheine-phosphate adenylyltransferase — translation MRKAIYAGTFDPITNGHLDIIKRSLTLFDEVYVVMFVNPDKKTLFSVAERLALIQEAVKDLQGVHVDYSDALAVEYAEKVGATAMVRGLRATQDYHYESMMAYANQYLDHNIEMVFLMTQLSYTFISSSAVKEIASHHRDVSSLVPACVDEALKKKYLEEEL, via the coding sequence ATGCGTAAAGCTATTTACGCGGGAACTTTTGATCCTATTACTAATGGGCATCTAGATATTATCAAACGGTCACTGACGCTTTTTGATGAAGTGTATGTCGTGATGTTTGTCAATCCCGATAAGAAGACACTCTTTAGCGTGGCAGAGCGGCTAGCACTCATTCAAGAAGCGGTCAAAGATTTGCAAGGTGTCCATGTTGATTACAGTGATGCCTTGGCGGTGGAATACGCCGAAAAGGTTGGTGCAACCGCGATGGTGCGCGGTTTACGCGCCACCCAGGATTATCATTATGAATCGATGATGGCTTATGCCAATCAGTATCTCGATCATAATATTGAAATGGTTTTTCTGATGACTCAGTTATCTTATACGTTTATTTCATCATCAGCGGTCAAGGAAATCGCCTCCCATCATCGGGATGTCTCTTCTTTAGTACCAGCATGCGTTGATGAAGCGTTAAAGAAGAAATATTTAGAGGAGGAGCTATGA
- a CDS encoding NAD(P)-dependent oxidoreductase has product MKIAVVAANGRVAQKVVKEALDRGFEVKAFGRGAENKTAASDYVQKDIMDLTKEDLAGFDAVVDGFGAWEEDKLDGHVKTSQHLCDILAGTDTRLLIVGGAGSLFVNPEHTAVVSDGADFPAMFLPLAKAQGEELAKLRERNDVKWTFISPAGDFQADGERSGKYILAGEELTLNSKGESIISYADYAIAMVDEIEKGDHIQQRISVVRE; this is encoded by the coding sequence ATGAAGATTGCAGTAGTAGCAGCAAACGGACGCGTAGCTCAGAAGGTTGTCAAGGAAGCATTGGACAGAGGGTTCGAGGTTAAGGCATTCGGTCGCGGAGCAGAGAACAAGACGGCAGCTTCCGATTATGTGCAGAAGGACATCATGGATCTTACGAAGGAAGATCTGGCTGGCTTTGATGCAGTGGTGGACGGCTTTGGCGCATGGGAAGAGGATAAGTTGGACGGTCATGTGAAGACTTCCCAGCATCTATGCGACATCCTTGCAGGAACGGACACCCGTCTTCTGATCGTTGGTGGTGCAGGCAGCCTCTTCGTAAATCCGGAGCATACGGCTGTTGTCAGTGATGGTGCAGACTTCCCGGCTATGTTCCTCCCGCTCGCAAAGGCACAGGGCGAGGAGCTTGCCAAGCTGCGTGAGAGAAATGACGTGAAGTGGACATTCATCAGCCCTGCTGGAGACTTTCAGGCAGACGGTGAGCGCAGCGGAAAGTATATCCTTGCTGGCGAGGAGCTTACACTGAACAGCAAGGGCGAGAGCATTATCAGCTATGCGGATTATGCCATCGCTATGGTAGATGAGATCGAAAAGGGTGACCACATCCAGCAGCGTATCAGTGTAGTGAGAGAATAA